A genome region from Piliocolobus tephrosceles isolate RC106 unplaced genomic scaffold, ASM277652v3 unscaffolded_41878, whole genome shotgun sequence includes the following:
- the LOC113223591 gene encoding serine/threonine-protein phosphatase 2A 55 kDa regulatory subunit B delta isoform-like: MEELTEVITAAEFHPHQCNVFVYSSSKGTIRLCDMRSSALCDRHSKFFEEPEDPSSRSFFSEIISSISDVKFSHSGRYMMTRDYLSVKVWDLNMESRPVETHQVHEYLRSKLCSLYENDCIFDKFECCWNGSDR, translated from the exons ATGGAGGAGCTGACCGAAGTCATCACCGCAGCCGAGTTCCACCCACACCAGTGCAACGTGTTCGTCTACAGCAGCAGCAAAGGGACCATCCGACTGTGCGACATGCGCTCCTCGGCCCTGTGCGACAGACACTCCAAGT tttttgaagAGCCTGAAGATCCCAGCAGTAGGTCCTTCTTCTCAGAAATAATTTCATCCATATCTGATGTAAAATTCAGTCATAGTGGGCGGTACATGATGACCAGAGACTACCTGTCGGTGAAGGTGTGGGACCTCAACATGGAGAGCAGGCCGGTGGAGACCCACCAAGTCCACGAGTACCTGCGCAGCAAGCTCTGCTCCCTCTATGAGAACGACTGCATCTTTGACAAGTTTGAGTGTTGCTGGAACGGTTCGGATAGGTAA